A genomic region of Cannabis sativa cultivar Pink pepper isolate KNU-18-1 chromosome 1, ASM2916894v1, whole genome shotgun sequence contains the following coding sequences:
- the LOC115703675 gene encoding uncharacterized protein At2g39795, mitochondrial has translation MWKKVISSVIQNHPWRMLPTRSSTSVSSAVNSMILRSLKEHYHEVSKMSPPPKVNPPSSFTILKGALDGNGPVLRKSYGEEEISISVMRMANIIPRADKDDDGDVDDEDINQLFIHVDISKPGQSDSLHFLCGLYPDALGIHSVSMRPKDENFASVSMTVPSTYNGPVFEDIDERMRDAFHGYIEERGVNDSLFLFLQAWLYVKDHRNLMRWFKSVGTFITENKSTKEA, from the exons ATGTGGAAGAAGGTGATTAGCTCCGTAATCCAGAACCACCCATGGAGGATGCTACCAACTAGGAGCTCAACCAGCGTCTCCTCCGCTGTCAACTCCATGATTCTCCGTTCTCTCAAAGAACACTATCACGAAGTCTCCAAAATGAGCCCTCCCCCT aaagtGAATCCTCCATCCTCGTTCACGATCCTGAAGGGAGCGTTGGACGGGAACGGTCCGGTCCTGAGGAAAAGCTACGGTGAAGAGGAGATCAGTATATCTGTAATGAGAATGGCCAACATTATCCCCCGTGCCGATAAAGACGATGATGGTGACGTTGACGATGAAGATATCAATCAATTGTTTATTCACGTCGATATTTCGAAGCCCGGACAGTCGGATTCTCTGCATTTTCTTTGTGGGTTGTATCCCGATGCTTTGGGGATTCACTCTGTTTCCATGAGACCCAAGGACGAGAATTTTGCTTCAGTTTCTATGACAGTTCCTTCCACTTACAACGGCCCTGTTTTCGA AGACATTGATGAGAGGATGAGAGATGCATTCCATGGCTACATAGAGGAGCGAGGTGTAAATGATAGTCTCTTTCTATTTCTTCAAGCATGGCTCTATGTAAAAGATCACAGAAACCTTATGCGGTGGTTCAAATCAGTGGGAACATTCATAACCGAAAACAAGTCAACTAAAGAAGCTTAG